The nucleotide window CATTGTGGTTCTTTTCAAATCCGTGGCCATCTGCCGAGCGTCTTGCATATTGTCGGTGATTATGACGATATCGTCTGCGAAACGCAGGTGGTTTAGATACTCACCGTCGATATTTATACCTTTCTCTTcccagtttaattttttgaaagagtatTCCAACACACATGTGAAGAGCTTAGGAGAGATAGTGTCTCCTTGTCTAATCCCGCGTCCTACATGTATCTTATTTGTTGGTTCGTGGAGATTTACATTTAGAGTTGCGTTTTCATATATGTGTTTAATGAGCTTTGCGTATCTGTAGTCTATCCTACATTGTTGCAGGGCTGATAAAATTGCTGGAAGTTCAACTGTGTCAAACGCCTTTTTAAAATCGACAAATATCATTACGAGGGGCCTattatattctatggatttAGTATCTTAATCGTTTGCAAATGGTCGTTTGTTCCATACCCTATTCTGAACCTCGCCTGTTCTCTGGGCTGATAAAAGTCTAACTTTCGTTCCAAGCGTTTCGTTACGATCTTAGTGAACCATTTATAAAGGTGCGAAAGCAAGCTTATAGGTCTATAGTTTTCAAGGTTCGTTATATCCCCTTTTTTGTGGATGAGAATTATCGTCGCATTTCTCCACTTTTCCGGGATTTCCCCCTTTTGTAGACATCGATTGAAGAGGgagattatttcttttaaaagtttctcaCCCCCAACTTTGACAGCTTCTATCACAATTTGGTCTTCTCCTGCcgctttcttgtttttcatttccattaGGGCATTTTTTGACTCTTCAATTGTTATTTCGGGTACAAGTTCTGAACCTTGGTTTAcgactttcattttattttctgtaatatttaaatCTTCTCTTCTGCTCCTATATAGTTCCTTGTAGAATTCTTCTACAATTTTTACCAATTCTCTCctattgtttgtttcttttttgttgttatccTTGAGTTTGATGATTTCCTTTTTCCCATCAGCTAGTCTCCTTCTAAGCACcttcatacttttattttcttcgattacttgtctggttttttctgtgttatatttccttaaatctttccgtatttcttttgaaatagtcTTATTTAGTGTTCTTATTTCGCTTGTATCTTCCTTTTGTTGTTCTACTAGAAGTCTTCTTTGTCTAATTAgatcttttatatttttgcttattttttcttctttatctccatctcttttacagtatttttgttgtgcttttaatattgttccagtgatttcttcatttaatatgtttatgtctAGTGACTGGTTCGTGTTCAGGGATTCAGTTAAGAAAGTATTATACGCATCAATATCTTCTGGGGTCTTCcactttatttgttgtttctttcttatcattttttgtcGTTCATTTCTGGCGTTTATTCTTACAGTTGCTCTTACAGCTCTATGATCACTCCCTATACCGAATTTATTTAGAACTGTAACATCTGTGACAAATCTTTTCCGCGTCGTGATAAAGAagtctatttcattttttgttcttccaTTTGGGTTTACCCAAGTCCATCGTCTAtgcaatttcttttgaaagAAGCTGTTCATTACATATAACTTTTGATTGTGCAGGAAATCTATCAATGTCTGTCCTCTCTCATTTCGACCATCTATTCCAAAGCTTCCAATTGCCACCTCCGACATATCtgtttgttttccaattttggcGTTAAAGTCCCCCATAATAAAAGTATAGTAGCATCGATTCTCTTTAAGTACTATTTCTATGTCACCATAGAAGATGTCAACTTCCTCATCTATGTGGGCTGTCGTAGGAGCGtatacttgaataattttaatttcatacctTTTACTTATGGAAAGTGTTATATATGCCACTCTGTCTGATATAGTCTTTAGAGTGACTATTGATTTTTCAAGTCGTTTGTTTATTAAGAATCCTATACCACCGTCAGGGCTGTTgggattttcattttgataaaagagATGTCCGGACTTCAATTTAAGAAGTtgtttttcttctcttcttGTTTCACATAAACCGATTATATCCCAGCTTATGTCCTTAATCTCCTCTTCCATTTCTAGAAGTTTACTACTTGACGATAATGTTCTTACATTGTAGGTTACGATTTTAAAGATCTTAGTGTTTCTACTTGATTTGCTTGTCGGTTTTTTGTCCCCCCCAGAATCCATGGGACTGACTGAAGTTTCTTCAGCACAAGATTTTGGACGATCTATCCTACTTGCCTGGGGTCGTTCcgtaattgttttaaaactcgACATAACTTTGAGGGtttttttggcaaataaaaCGCCACGCTTGCCATTGCGTGTTGGCGAGTGTGTATTTCAGCCGCTCCTAACATGGAGATACAGACGCTGTTTGAagccgcccactctgggtcagacgcCTCACCGCTTTGTCTGTATGTGGCGTAAATTTGGAAACAACATGCTTTTCCCACGGACAACTATATGTGGCATGTTCTCGCCTGGGAAAACCTTACAGTTTGTTGGTGTTAGCTAAAGACGGACTAagcaaaaatattgtacattctATTGCTCTGAGAgcttaatctttattttttttaactgacataattaatataaaaaatatgaataattatttttgatgtttagaTAGCGatcgataattttaatttaagataaatttgttactttaataaagattgatttattataactaaGGCATATTTTCATTATCCACAACGCTTTCGATTACAAATACAACCCTATACACTTATacttatttagttatttgtattgaactagacaaatatttcgtaaatataAGGGCTTATCAACTCACTCCCGATATATCAGTGTAAATTTTAACAGAACGATGCATCAAATTATAGTAAACTGTTCCATTCTACCCCTCGACTCAACTTATTAGAATCGCGAACTATCAGTATTAAAACAAGAGCGAGATTTACATCGAGAAGTACTTGAaatgatataaaacaaaatggtttctgtttctttaaatcacaattttttttttattaatatgctCCACAGGCCAAGTAGGCTTAGGGCAAGAATGGTCATATtacatagttttatatattatatatcaaagtcctctattttccattttccacaCAATATTTCTCCATTCCTTCCCGCTTACAGCTTTTCCTTTCGTATTCTGaacattattatttcttagGTCTTCAATTACACAGTCATACAATCTCTTTCTTGGTCGCCCCTTTCTTTTTTCCCTATTGGTCTTCTTTGCAGTACTAATTTTGGTATCCGTTCTCTATGTAGTCTCTCAACATGTTCCAACCATCTCACTCTCTGTCACTTAATAAACGAGCTTATTGTAACTTCTCCATAAAGTTCCTCAAATTCTTTATTAGTTCTTCTCCTCCAGCCCTATTCTGTGTGTACTCCTCCTCTTAGTATCTTCCTCTTCCATCTTTCTAACATGGCTTCATCTGCATATGTTGCTGCATATATTGCGGTGGGTCTTActactgttttatatattcttatttttgtttttcttgacaCGTATTTTGACTTCATCAGTGGTCTAATACTTCGGAATTTTTGCGTTAAATCACAACTACTCTTGATTTATGTTTCGATAACTAAATCAAACGGATGACTATTAAACTCTgatggaaaatgaaaaatgtgaaaagtaTACTTTTTACGGATAAGTTTACATTTCCCATGCATCCCACATATAACCAGTGGACCATAAGATAATGGTCAATGGAAAATAAACACTTGACTTTATGAGAGTCTTAGTGAACGGCTTCTTCTATTGATGGGGATTATTATAATATCATAAatcatttaacaaaaaaaattgtatctttAAGTGTTACAATCAAATGGCCTTTCAAATCGCGAGATTTATATCCAAATGATTTGCGTTCGTTGAGgctatttgaaataaaatgttcatCGACATGAAAAAAAACTCAAGATAGTCCAACTGTCTAGCAGAATTATAATTGAAAGGTATGAAAGAGGcttacagtttttttaaaaacataaaaaatgcttttacGTACAGTGTAACATATTAActgttttaaaactaaatatatttagtCGCTTACCGTACCATGAAACACAGCTATAGGTAAACGGACAAACGATTCAAAGAGTGTccagtttcaaatatatttgttgcTACATTACTGAAAAACTGGATCCCGATAAGGAAACAAAATgtataattgaaacattttttaaaatgaaatcacACTCTTCtttaatgataatttcaaatttcaccTCCGGAAAAGGATGATCAAATGTTACATATGGTCAGTTCTCTTATATGGTGTCAAAGCATGGACTATCTACCAATAATCGCTTTTCAAATGTGGTTATATAGACTCAAGATACCATGGACAGCTATGGAAACAAACGATACAGTCCTTAACAGAGCAAATACGGTTCTTGAGTTGGTAGACAACATCAAATACAGGAAAATagcttatttgggacacataatGCGTAGTAGTCGGTTTAGTATCCTCCAGTTGATTATGGTGGGTAAAATTGaaggaattggaaggaaacaagcctcttggttgaagaatattagatAATGGACTGGGATAACAGAAAcaggacagttatttagactagctcaagataAAGAGAGTTTGCCATGCTGATCGCCAACGTCAAGGGGATTTGATACGGCACGCTAAGAAAAAGAAGCTACACTTGGAAGTTCATCAATTCCCGTATCAATTTCTTCCAAATACCAACCTGGAAATGTTTAACACATTAATTGTTGGGTTTCCTCCTTCGCCATTTGGGCTCGCCCTAGATCAACCTTTTTGCTGCGCAAAACTTCTTAAATGTATTGAGAAACCAGATTACCATCTCTCAACATCTTCACTACACCAGTGCCTGCAGACAGCTCTCGTCAATTCCTTTCTTTTCACCGTATATCATTCATAGTAGAACAAAGTATGCAGAGCATCATTCTGCATTCCATTGCAGTAGGAACAACCCTTTTTCCACATCATGTGCAAGTAGTTCGCAAAATACATCGATTCAGATGGAAATTATGTGGTCATGGTGCCTTTCTATTTCAGGTTGCACGCGTGGTATCAATTTCGTCGTCCACGTTACGCTTTAATCTTTCCTCaaataattttgcaatttttttatcatgCAAGTCCTTTCCTCCTTTGCTTTTCTCACCCCGAACACCTTTGCTTTTCTTAGGTGTACTGTGATTTTTTCCAAACTACGTAGTTTCACTAGAATAACTCCCGCATCACCATTAAGGCTGACCTCGAGACTGTCTGATAAGCTGAAATGCTCTATCGGTATCGGTCTTCTAAGCGCCTGTgctagtttttttatatttctctatCCTCAGAGCTTCGGCCTACACATCAGCGCTTTACAAATAATGATGTTTCTCGAAGGAGGATGAGTTAGATGAAGCAATCCATCAATAATTTGCTTATAAGTTATAATATCTCCTCTTACAAAAGTGAATTGTTGTAAATGGTAGTTTTCTTGTAACTTAAAATATATTAACTCATCTTATTATCaactttatatattaaattttttacataatagtCTATTTCTATTACAGGTGTTTCCTATGACTTCGCCTAACAAAATAACCTCTAAAAATGAGGAAACTTTTTATCTTCTACAAGTACCGGAGAAGATTGATAACCTActtattatattgtatatttttactAGTGATAATAATAACAGTCCATTGCCTTTTATATACTACAGAGAACATACATTGTTACCGCATAAAGACTGAAGATACTCTTCCCAATATAGCGAATTATAACCCCAAAAAAGGAAAgtccatattttttcacgagACCTCCTGTAAATCGTTTACTAAAGGcaaaatatggataaaatcTCGACAAGCTTGCGCCGTAGAAAGCGCAGCTAGACTGAATCCTACCTCAGAAGTTTATCTGCTTTATACGTCACCGATGAATTTTAAGTTCGAAGGAGATGAATCTGATAGATTCCTACAAGTTCTATTGAGTTATCCTAATGTTAGAATTTTGCATTTAAATTACGAAAATTATACAAAAGGATCACctgttgaaaatttgtatagCTCAGGGAAGATTGAGAACTCTTTACATGTCGTCGCCCACGCCAGCGACGTGTTAAGGTATGTTCAAAAAGTAATTGTTTGATAGCAAACATTCCAAGTAACTTTGAATAGAAAGTAAGAGGTTTTGTTGAAGGTATCTAACTCTCTGGAAATATGGAGGAATATATATGGATCTAGATGTGATAGTTCTAAGACCATTGACGGATCTGAATATAAATTATGCGGGGATAGAATCTACATCAGTGGTGGCTTCCGGTGTCTTGAATTTCGACGCTACAGGAAACGGTCACAAATACGTAGAAGATTGTTTGTTTGATTTGAAAAGTAGTTTCGATGGAAAAAAATGGTCGACGAATGGACCTGGTGTTATAACAAGGTAAAGaaatcaattatatttgaaacatatctgttccagaaaaagaaagagccataatttaaattttgtgttAGATCTATGTGTTGTGCGAGGATGTATTAATATCTAGTTAGTTATGTTCTatacatcaaaaaaatattgcgttaccatagcaacgaacaataacttattagaagtgtcagtgtaaagtttgacatcAAAAAAAGTGAActagagttacgcaataaattaaaagaaaaaagatgtccaccgaaattgtgaaactcgaaaaattggagtatcgagccatcatcaagtacctgtatttgaaagggttaagaggtaagcagatttacgaatatatgcttaatacccttggtgatcattGTCCTTCATATgcaaccgtgaaaaattggactacaagcttcaaaagaggtaaattttccattgaagatgatgaacgatcaggaaggccagtttctgtgtgaATTcccaaaaatatcgatgcagttcatgacatgattttattagacagtcgaattgggctaaaacggatatatgaagcactgaatatttcatacgaacgcgttcatcatttagttcacgtcaatttggacaagagaaaaattgctgcaaaatggatccccaaatgtttgaatgttgacgaaaagcgtgcaagggtaaaagcatcgcgttcgatctgtgttcgatttgaaaacgatgtagacttcttaaaccgaattgttactatggatgagacttgggtacatgtctacgatccagaaacaaagcaacaatcaatGGAATGGCGACAAGACCCACGAAGATTCacgtccaaaaatctgctggaaaagttcttgcttcagttttttggaattgccatggagtaatcatgattgattttttggataagggtagaacaataactggagattactgttcgacattactgaccactctacgggaaaaaattaaagagaaaagacgcggaaagctatccaaagagttttgtttttgcaggacaacgtccctttacacaaatctcatgttgccgtgcaaaatattcttgatttagtgtttgaattactagaacacccacCTTATTCACCGGATTTGGCTTCGTCATACTATCATCTCCTTCCTCAActacaaaaaagtttaaaaggtcataaattttcttccaacgaggaggtaataaaagctgtgaaggtctggtttgcagagcaagaagaaacatttatttaaaagttctagagacgttgcaggttcgctgtaataaatgtatccaattaagaggaaaatatattgagtaataaaatattttgacattgaaattttgtttgtttctatagtaggttaagaatttctcaatatatcctcgtatatgtaGATTAAGATCAAGATTATATTCATCAATTGTTGAAGCAGCCTAATATCCAGCTTTCTCAAGATCACgacttttttcatattcatttctTAAGGGAATTCCTTTCTTTGaatgttttttagtttcttccTCTTCATTTTTGGTTCTAAATTAGCTTCAAGATTTATTCTTCTTTCGTGGTTCGATCAAGTTGAACTAGAGAAATAGCTGACGGCGAAATGAGTTCGTTGTTGCATCGTGGTACATGATTGAGctcaaaacatttgaaattttctcaaaactgGTTTTATAGATCACCACTGTTATACCTTCTGTAGTTAAAGCCTCACAAATGTGGTGTGATTTTTTTCTCCTCGTCTTTCACAGTTATTTTTAGTACGATGTATTCTTCTTTTTACAGTGTGCTATAAAATCCGGTTTTGGCCAGTGGTAAAGTCAAATGCCGTTAGCTCATCCCAGACGATGCACCACATTTTATCGCTAGGGTTGTTATGTGGTGTAAAAGTCCAGAGCTTCCAAAGGTAAAAGCTCTGTTAGATTTTCTGGTTGGGTAGTAAGTTCTCGATAAATTGAAGGGAAAGGGAAATGAAGTTATTATGTCTTCATGGGGTTTGaaacaattaagaaaaattagtaAAGAACCCAATTTAACGAAAAATGCTCTAGCTCTAAATCGTattacaaaccaaaatttgaacaaaaatcttgcaaaccatttttataatatatttattaattcatttagGTTACTCCATTCGCTTTGCGGATCCAATACGACAGATGATATGTTGGACAACGAATGCGGAGGTTTTACCGCTTACCCTGCGAACGTATTTTACCCAGTGCCTTGGCAGAATTGGCGGATGTATTTCGAACAAGAATTTCTAGACGCTGTGATCAATATGACGCAAAATAGTTTTACGATCCATATGTGGAACAAGCTTagtgaagaaatcaaaataCCTGTTACCTCAAAAAATATaccttatttatattttgctaAGAAATATTGTCCTAAAATTGTTAATGAATGTGATGAAGTATTTTAAGATTGTTAATTATTTGAAGACAGAGCTGTTTATCGAGTTATATTGTCGttgcatttaaataaatttgttaaaaatgagGTGACTGTTTCTGTTTAATAGACGCCATTTTGACAATTGAAATTCAATACTGGCAATTGACACCATCATGTTTACCAACCTTCATGGGTCAACATAAgtatttacatttaaatatctTCGGGATTTTCAaggattttaaaaaatcttttaaattgCATTCACATGTCATCAATGCTTATAAAAAATGAACTCGGCGCGTTCACGAAATTTCTTAAATTGGACATGGCGCTTAATGTGTTGAGTAAACTTTTTAAGTTTGAAAATGTGCTGACTAGTAAAACTGACTACTAAAACATACAACGAAACAAAAGAATGTAATAAAGCTTAAAGAGCTATCACTGCTTGATActgcaggtatctgttttttttatgaaattaattttaaaggaatcttgagACTGTATGAAATGGATTAAGGATAGccgcaattacctgtaattaatATACTGATATAACTTGcagctatatgttttttcaatcaattttacaTCATGATGTaacgaattgaaataaaaatggttgtCAGCTTTCAGTCGGCCGCAGCGTTAAGGTTGCCAGGtatatttctgtttattaaCTGTACTCactggttttttttttaattttgatacaaaattaattttttatatatatattgtagCTTAGGAAAGTTTTTCGATCAAACAAGCTATTGGATTCCTGCAACGTTAACGAAAGGATGTGCGAAGAAAGAGACCTGAAAACTTGGCCAACTGCTTCTTTTTTCATCATAGAAATGCGCCGTGTTTTTGAGCACAGAAAAACTAAAACTATACCTCTTCTAGTTCTTCTAAAGACTGTGGTAAAAAGGAAACATTTTAATACCTTTCCTATCATTAGGAAGACGATAAACAAATCCGAAAGGTTCGTTCAGTATTGGGATAGCCATTACTTTGgaatagattaataaaaattttataatataatattatcatgGACAACATGTGACTTGACATAAATGAACAACATATTAAGAGCCCCATTGGGACAATTTACACGCAAATGTATGTCATTATCGATAATAAAATGGTACTGAGTATTAATTAAATGGtgttgtttcatttttgttagATTAATCGATAGATATTGTAGCAGTAGAAAGTAATTAAagataaatacaaaaacaaaaacaatgtcTCGACTCacgtaatatttattttaaatcgaaatttaCAGTGAAACACTTCATAGATTCttcgtataaaaaatttagagtGGTTTTAtacagatttaaaaaaagatgaagaagaatAATCTCAACAATCATCGCTAGtgattttttggtaattattttaactttttttcgttaAAGGGTTtgcaagaaaataaataaacaggTAATTAGGTACTATCtgtttctattaaattattataaccTACAAATGAACAATCATGAAATTATTAACCAATATTGCATGTTATAAAGTCactttggtaattatttagaattggggctcCGGGCAAAAATcgctccaaaaaatttttcaccacCTGGAAACTTTTCATTAGGTAGAATTAGATAATTAAAGGTGGGAgacatattattttcattattttagacaTTACATGGTACAACTTACATACgataaatcaattaatttctttaaaatcgtTGATCATACGTTTCAGTAGGTAGCAAAAAGAGAGGCGAGGGGAGGAGTGTTTATAATTTGGTTAACATTTATTCGTCCTTTCCTTCGTTCCCTCCTTCGGCCATATTctcattttattaaaacgttGATGTACATAAACATGTGATATAAGCGATGAACTTTTTTGTTTACACTAATCCGACGATTACTGAGAATTATATTTCTCCCATATTATGTTATCATGATTTTCACTTCTAGAAATTCACATTCTTTGGCCATATTTGACGAAATATGGTCGTCGGGACTACCACATGAGTGGATACGTCaccgaatttttattttgaagacgCTTCCCCAATCACACTACGCAAGCTCTTGCCATTGTCATTCGagatttttatgttaaatttaatgactcttaattttttttttcaaactgtattcattccaaaatatatatttttgttttcgattaTTAATAGCATGATAAGCAAGAGGGAATGTGAGTGGTGGAAGGGGGGCGACTGTTgagagagaaaaaataattttatgaatattcaaaat belongs to Diorhabda carinulata isolate Delta chromosome X, icDioCari1.1, whole genome shotgun sequence and includes:
- the LOC130901770 gene encoding lactosylceramide 4-alpha-galactosyltransferase-like produces the protein MRKLFIFYKYRRRLITYLLYCIFLLVIIITVHCLLYTTENIHCYRIKTEDTLPNIANYNPKKGKSIFFHETSCKSFTKGKIWIKSRQACAVESAARLNPTSEVYLLYTSPMNFKFEGDESDRFLQVLLSYPNVRILHLNYENYTKGSPVENLYSSGKIENSLHVVAHASDVLRYLTLWKYGGIYMDLDVIVLRPLTDLNINYAGIESTSVVASGVLNFDATGNGHKYVEDCLFDLKSSFDGKKWSTNGPGVITRLLHSLCGSNTTDDMLDNECGGFTAYPANVFYPVPWQNWRMYFEQEFLDAVINMTQNSFTIHMWNKLSEEIKIPVTSKNIPYLYFAKKYCPKIVNECDEVF